GGGACGGTCACGAACTGCCGACGCCGTACTCCGTCGTTCACTTCCTCGCGCGACGCCTCGAACGCCACCGGGGTTTCACCCTTTCGTCGCCGGCCGTCCTTCTCGTGTCTCACGGAGTAGGTGTACGCGAAGCGAGCGCGGCCGTCGGCGTCGGGCGTCAGTCCGTCGATTTCGAAGTAGACAGTGAGTGGCCGCGATCCGCGGACGTGTCTGTCCATGTCGGGCTCGATCCGCACAGCGCCGGGGGTCAGCGAGGCCCCGTCCGCGCCGCACGTCATGACAACGTCGCTCAGCGCCAGACCGGTGTCGGGCGGCGGCACGCTGGCTGCCAAGCGCACGATCCCCCGTCGTCCGCCGGAGCCGCTCACCGTGAGGTCCACGCGGTAGTCGCCGGCCGGAGCGGGGACGGTGAAGTCGGCCACCTGGTGCCCGGTGGGATCGCAAGCCGACGTCGCGAGCGGCGCGGATCCACGCGTGATCACGCGGCCATCGGATGAGACCACTGCCCAAGCCCCAAGTAGAGAATCGGTGGGCTCACCGGCAGTGACCACGTGGGCGACCAGGAACGCGCCGTCGGCGGAGGGGAAGCGGGCGATGTGGCCCCATGCAGGGATGGGTCGCGACCCCGGCGCCATCGCGCGGTACACGCCAAGGCCCTCGCCTAGCGACACCAGATCCGGGCGTGCGTCGATCAGGGCCGGCTGCGGCCGTGGGTCGGGATCGGAATCGACCGAGTGGGGAAGCTGGAACGACTGGGTGAGCGAGCGATCCCAGAGCTCGGCGCGAATGCCCAGCTCCGGGTACCACCACACCTGAACGTTGTACGGGAAGAACATCGGTTCAGGAAAGTAGTTTTTGGCCTGGGCTGGCAGCGTGTAATTCCGGTTGTACCAGTAAGCAAGAGGGCTCGAGACCGGGTTGATTTCTACAGCGCGCGGCGGACCGTAGCGAACGAAAAGCTCGGTGCGTATATCCCACCGCAAACCATTCGCATCCCGAAACAACAGGAGCGCCAGACCCAGGCGAGTCTCGTAGTCCAGCTCGGCCTCGTTCTCGGGCGTGGTCATGTCCGGGTCGTTCACTTCCCATCGCGCATCGCCGTCGGCGCCCGCCACTTCGATGTCGTGCTCTCCGTCATGTCCATCCCGCGACCAAATGGGGTTGCGGAAACGCCCGGCCAGCTGCTCGGGCAGCCGTTCTCGTGCGGCCCGAAACACGCTATCGGCCCGGCCTAAAGCGCCGGCGCGATACATGGCGCAAGCAAGGGCGATGATCGGTTCCCACGCTTGCGGGTCTACGGCACACCCGCGAATTGCGGCCGCCGCGGCGCGCCCGACCTGACCGCGCGCCACCTCCAGGGCCGCTAGTCGCCCCCAGGCCTCCGCTCG
The Candidatus Eisenbacteria bacterium DNA segment above includes these coding regions:
- a CDS encoding tetratricopeptide repeat protein produces the protein MGTIDARRQAMAELERASLLDPNRLQTLLDLGRLCLETGQRQRGRSCYERAQRVAPDDPEAYLALGYAWTWEWLSSFEDVSLSRARQNLARATELAPERAEAWGRLAALEVARGQVGRAAAAAIRGCAVDPQAWEPIIALACAMYRAGALGRADSVFRAARERLPEQLAGRFRNPIWSRDGHDGEHDIEVAGADGDARWEVNDPDMTTPENEAELDYETRLGLALLLFRDANGLRWDIRTELFVRYGPPRAVEINPVSSPLAYWYNRNYTLPAQAKNYFPEPMFFPYNVQVWWYPELGIRAELWDRSLTQSFQLPHSVDSDPDPRPQPALIDARPDLVSLGEGLGVYRAMAPGSRPIPAWGHIARFPSADGAFLVAHVVTAGEPTDSLLGAWAVVSSDGRVITRGSAPLATSACDPTGHQVADFTVPAPAGDYRVDLTVSGSGGRRGIVRLAASVPPPDTGLALSDVVMTCGADGASLTPGAVRIEPDMDRHVRGSRPLTVYFEIDGLTPDADGRARFAYTYSVRHEKDGRRRKGETPVAFEASREEVNDGVRRRQFVTVPMRSIKSGTYDLRIEVRDLVAGATASSELRFVKE